The following are from one region of the Tachysurus fulvidraco isolate hzauxx_2018 chromosome 15, HZAU_PFXX_2.0, whole genome shotgun sequence genome:
- the LOC113639464 gene encoding 5-hydroxytryptamine receptor 3A-like has product MVSIEMIGKFLLVHYFVIAPAYTVSTTQCFSRRCLANDFIGKEIYSAPQTPDCLINVNLTTIQYETLSFNLQTLEFSSHLKVFMEWNDPELAWTDSQYNFTELLLPYNYVWLPNLTVNNAIYTKVQPLSNDILVTRDGAVNYAINMYITVVCDMNLFAFPFVKDTCIVAINGWNQSSCGVNFHYGTINTVGGKDGEWQTLDVQLCGGNLTYIKITLHLNPFNAMVSLVLPTALIMIVDLVSFTLPLDGERNAFKIKLVFSFAMFLLILSRQLPEGGSCSPLIYYHFCFCLLVLVVSLLVSMILSRLARTGSVWASRSQKQNGSDSSMTQQDNEVHRDATEMNSSKANSVDLMTEVTSMQKISTFANNMDMELIEQMRRQVYAKYWDNFFFNVYLSLDIIYMLCAIAFFITKDCSSDKLDM; this is encoded by the exons ATGGTGTCCATTGAGATGATTGGCAAATTTCTCCTTGTGCATTATTTTGTGATTG CACCAGCATACACCGTATCCACAACTCAGTGTTTTTCACGTCGATGTCTGGCTAATGATTTCATTGGTAAGGAAATCTACAGCGCTCCACAGACACCAGATTGCTTAATAAATGTGAACCTCACAACCATCCAATATGAAACTCTCTCTTTT AATTTACAAACTTTGGAATTCTCTAGTCACCTAAAAGTCTTCATG GAATGGAATGACCCAGAGCTTGCATGGACAGATTCACAATACAATTTTACTGAACTTTTACTTCCATATAATTATGTATGGCTCCCTAATCTGACGGTGAACAATGC CATTTACACAAAGGTGCAACCACTTTCTAATGACATATTAGTGACCCGTGATGGTGCTGTGAACTATGCCATAAACATGTACATCACTGTGGTGTGTGATATGAACCTCTTCGCCTTTCCCTTTGTTAAGGACACGTGCATAGTTGCCATCAACGGATGGAATCAAAGCT CTTGTGGAGTGAACTTCCACTACGGGACTATAAATACAGTGGGAGGTAAAGACGGGGAATGGCAAACTTTGGATGTGCAACTCTGTGGAGGAAACCTTACCTACATTAAA ATCACTCTGCACCTCAACCCATTTAATGCAATGGTGTCATTAGTTCTGCCCACTGCACTCATTATGATAGTCGACCTTGTGAGCTTCACTTTACCTCTGGATGGTGAACGCAATGCTTTCAAGATCAAGTTGGTGTTCAGCTTCGCCATGTTCCTCCTTATACTTTCCAGACAACTGCCTGAGGGCGGTTCCTGTAGCCCTCTGATCT ATTATCACTTTTGCTTCTGCCTGTTGGTGTTGGTTGTGAGTTTGTTGGTGTCCATGATCTTGTCTCGACTGGCAAGAACTGGTAGCGTATGGGCTAGCAGGTCACAAAAGCAGAATGGATCAGACAGCTCCATGACTCAACAAGACAATGAGGTTCATCGAGATG CCACTGAAATGAACAGCAGCAAAGCAAACTCTGTGGATCTGATGACAGAAGTAACATCCATGCAGAAGATTTCAACCTTCGCGAATAATATGGACATGGAGCTCATAGAGCAAATGAGAAGACAGGTCTATGCTAAATATTGGGACAATTTCTTTTTCAATGTTTATTTGTCTCTGGATATCATTTACATGTTATGTGCAATTGCTTTCTTTATAACCAAGGATTGTAGCAGTGATAAGTTAGACATGTAA